The sequence TACGGTGCCGGATTGGTCGTCCCGGGCGTTTCGGGAGGGGCAAGGGCAGGCGGAACTGAGTCCGGCGGTATTGGACTACATCCATCGCCATCAGCTTTATCAGGAGGCGGCACTCCCCTCAACCGTATGACCCCCCTCCAGGTTACCGTTGATGTGGTGACGGTGATTTTTTCCGTGGATACGGCGGCGCATCGCCTGTTGGTGCTGGTGTGTGGGGGGGAACCGGCTCGCCTACCGGGGATGGGTTTGGCGGGGGAATTGACCCTGGCGGAACAAGCCTATCAGGTGTTGGCGACCAAACTGCGGGTGGAACATCTGTACTTAGAACAGCTTTACACCTTTGGGGGACCAGGGCGGGATGAACGGGAAACCCCCGAACGCCGGTGCCTGTGCGTCGCCTATTTTGCTCTGGTGCAGTACCAGGAAACCGTCCTTTTGCCGGAGCCGGAACCGGTGGAATGGGTAGCGGTGTCCCAATTGCCCTCCCTGTGGGGGGATCACGCCCAGATCGTCCGCTATGGCTATCAACGGCTACGCAATAAATTAGAGTACAGTCCGATTGCGTTTCAGGTTCTGCCGGAGTTGTTTACCCTGGGAGAATTGTATCAGTTATATACGATTATTTTGGGGGAAGATTTTAGCGATTATTCTAATTTTCGTTCCCGGTTATTGAAGCTGGGTTTTTTACAAGATACGGGGCAAAAAGTTTGTCGGGGGGCGGGTCGTCCCGCCAGTTTATATCGGTTTGACCAGCACGCTTTTTTACCCTACAAAGATAAACCGATGGTATTTATATGAGCGAATTGCGTTTGGGTTTAGCCCAGTTGAATCCCACAGTGGGGGATTTGGTTGGCAATAGTCAAAAAATTCTCCAGGCGGCAAAACACTGCGCTTTTCAGGGGATTTCTTTACTGATCACCCCGGAATTGTCCCTGTGTGGGTATCCGCCCCAAGACCTGTTGCTTGACCCTTTATTTGTGGAAAATTGCCAAACCGCCCTGCACCATCTCGCCCTCCGCATTCCCCCGAAAATTGGCGTATTGGTGGGTACGATTTTTCCCAATCCCGATTGGTGGCAAAAGGGGGAAAAACCACTCTTTAATGGGGCGGCTTTATTATTAGACGGGCGGATTCGCTACAGCTTTTATAAACAATTGCTCCCGGACTACGATGTCTTTGATGAACATCGGTATTTCCAACCCGGTGTCCAAGTGAATATCCTGCGCTGGCAGGGGGTACATTTTGGGGTCACCATTTGTGAGGATTTATGGAACGATGAGCAATTTTGGAGCGGCAAACGCTACCCCCAAAATCCCATTCCTACCCTCATGGAACGGGGCATTGATATTTTGATCAATATGTCCGCATCCCCCTATTGGCAAGGGAAAGGTGCCCTGCGGGAAGCCCTTTTAGCCCACTGCGCCCGTAAGTACCAAGTGCCGGTGCTGTATGTCAATCAGGTGGGTGCGACGGATCAGTTGATTTTTGATGGGCGCAATCTAATTTTGGATGGCACGGGGCAGGTGGTGCAACGGGGACGGGCGTTCACCCAAGAGGTGCAGACGGTGCGCTACGTCCAGGGGCAATGGCAGGATACCCGGGTGCAGACCCCCCCGGCACCTTGGGCGGAGGTGTGGCAGGCGTTGGCGTTGGGGATTCGGGACTACGTCCACAAAAGCGGCTTTCAGCGGGTGGTGCTGGGGCTGAGCGGGGGGATTGACTCGGCGGTGGTGGCGGCGTTGGCGGTGCAAGCACTGGGAGCAGAGCAGGTGCTGGGGGTGCTGATGCCTTCCCCCTACAGTTCCGACCACTCCGTGACCGATGCCCTGGCGTTGGCGGCGAATTTGGGGATCAAAACCGAGAAAATTCCCATCCACCCGCTCATGGATGCCTACGCCCAGAGCCTCAACCCCCTCTTCCAGGGCTACGCCAGCGATGTGACCGAGGAAAATATCCAGTCCCGCATCCGGGGCACCCTGCTGATGGCACTGGCGAATAAATTCCACGCCCTGGTGCTGGCAACGGGCAACAAATCCGAACTGGCGGTGGGATACTGCACCCTGTATGGGGATATGTGCGGCGCATTAGCACCCATCGGGGACCTGTTCAAAACCCAGGTGTACGCCCTCGCCCGCTGGTACAATGACGATACGAAGCAACGAGGCGAAAACCGGTGCATTCCCGAATCCATCTTAACCAAAGCGCCCAGTGCGGAATTAAAACCCCACCAAACCGACCAGGAGAGCCTGCCCCCCTACGAGGTGCTGGATGATATTCTCCAGCGGTGGCTGAGTGAACGGCAAACCCCGGAGCAGATCGCCCAAGCGGGTTATGACCTCACCTTGGTAGAACAGGTATTGCAACTGGTGCAACGGGCGGAATTTAAGCGGTTCCAAGCCGCCCCCGTCCTGAAAATGTCCGAACGGGGATTTGACCGGGGCTGGCGGGTACCCAACATTGCCCAACCCCCCCGGCGCAAACTGCCCTTGAACCCCTAGACCCTACCTGCGACGGGGCACGGCGGCGAGGAAATCCTCGGGAATGGTGGCGGTGGCGGGCGGCGTTTTCACCGAGTAAATGACCAAGCGTGCCAAATCCCGGTAGTCCGTCGGGTCTCCCCCCCGGCGTCCCCGGTCGGGAATCCGTTTGGCGGGTAGCCCCGCCCCCAATTGGGGGAAGCCCAGTTTTTTCCGGTAGTACGCCCCATAACGGGGGGTTTTCAGATTAAAAGGCGTTTCTCCTTGGGCACGCTGGGGCAGAATCCGCCGCCGTTGGTAGGGCACCGTATTGTCCCCAAAATTTTCCATGTATTCGGGGCTGTTGATCAGCGCATCCACAAAGCCTTTAATGCCCTTGGTGCCCAAGACAATGGACCAGGCGATTTTTTCCCGCTCGCTGTACACATCCCGCCCCAACACCCGTTGCACCACCAATTCCACAAACCGATAATTGTCGTTGAACTCATAGTTATAACGGCGGAAGGTCTCTGACAGCACCAACCCCCGGATAAAATCCCGCACCGTAATCTGCCCGTAGCGCAACTGCGACTCCAGAATGGTCTGCCGGTTAGCTTTGAGCAGTTGATGCTCGCTGAAAATCTGCCGGTAGGCCGCCCAAATCAACCCATCCATATCGCTGGCGGACAACAAATTCTCCGTCGTAAACACCCGGGGTTGTTCGTCCCCCCCGACCTCATAGCCCACCACCCGCTGATTTTGGCTGGTCGGCCCGTAGCTGAGCAAAGGTAACGCCATCGGTATTTCTCCAAAAAAATATCATGCTTGGGGTCGCACGCGCGGTTGCGTTCTGCCTTCTGATGATACTCAAGAATGGCTCCCCCATCCCCAGTTTCTGAAAATGTTAAGCAGTTTGATGCTATCTATTAAGAAATACAAAAGAAATTGCCCCCTATCCCCCCCAATTCCGCCCGAATCCTCATTTTTGGTGAACTATTGTTAACTTTTATTGCAAAAATCTGGGAGTTTGGTTCTTAGGATTTTCAGGGAAAACAGGCGTAATACCCTTTCCGTATGGGTTACAGCCGGTTTGTGTCCAGGTTGACCATCTGAGTCAGCCCGCAATCATTCTTAAAAAAGTTGGTTCTAATCTTCAGTTATAAAAGTTTTTGGAGGTGATGTGGTGCAGGCCGGGAATTTGGTTCCCCATCCCTTTGGGACGATTCTGAGAAACCCAAGGTTTTTGAGAATGGTGCTGAGGGGAGGTTATGCCCAACCCAACTTCCGTCATGAAAACCGTCTAATGCAGATTCCGTTTTAAGGAGATTCACATCCATGTTGGACGCATTTGCCAAAGTCGTTGCCCAAGCGGACACCCGGGGGGAATTCATCAGTGCTTCCCAAATTGATGCCCTGGCTGCCATGGTGGCAGAGAGCAACAAGCGGATGGATGCCGTCAACCGTCTCACCTCGAATGCCGCCGCTATTGTCACCAATGCGGCGCGTAGCCTGTTTGCGGAACAGCCCCAATTGATCCAACCGGGCGGCAACGCTTATACCAGTCGGCGGATGGCGGCCTGTCTGCGGGATATGGAAATCATCCTGCGCTACGTGACCTATGCGGTGTTGGCTGGGGATGCCAGCGTGCTGGATGACCGGTGTTTGAATGGTCTGCGGGAAACCTACCAAGCTCTGGGTACCCCCGGTGCTTCTGTAGCGGTGGGGATTCAAAAAATGAAGGAAGCGGCTGTTTCCATCGTCAACGACCCCACGGGTATCACCAAGGGGGATTGTAGCCAGATCGTCTCTGAGATCGCCAGCTACTTTGACCGGGCCGCTGCTGCTGTCGTCTAAGCCTTGGCGCTGGCTCTGATTGTTGTGTTGAAACCTTTATCTTTAGGAGTTGACCGATCATGAAAACCCCTCTGACCGAGATCATTGCTTCCGCCGACAGCGAAGGCCGTTTCCTGAGCAACACCGAACT comes from Synechococcus sp. C9 and encodes:
- a CDS encoding NUDIX hydrolase, producing MTPLQVTVDVVTVIFSVDTAAHRLLVLVCGGEPARLPGMGLAGELTLAEQAYQVLATKLRVEHLYLEQLYTFGGPGRDERETPERRCLCVAYFALVQYQETVLLPEPEPVEWVAVSQLPSLWGDHAQIVRYGYQRLRNKLEYSPIAFQVLPELFTLGELYQLYTIILGEDFSDYSNFRSRLLKLGFLQDTGQKVCRGAGRPASLYRFDQHAFLPYKDKPMVFI
- a CDS encoding NAD+ synthase, encoding MSELRLGLAQLNPTVGDLVGNSQKILQAAKHCAFQGISLLITPELSLCGYPPQDLLLDPLFVENCQTALHHLALRIPPKIGVLVGTIFPNPDWWQKGEKPLFNGAALLLDGRIRYSFYKQLLPDYDVFDEHRYFQPGVQVNILRWQGVHFGVTICEDLWNDEQFWSGKRYPQNPIPTLMERGIDILINMSASPYWQGKGALREALLAHCARKYQVPVLYVNQVGATDQLIFDGRNLILDGTGQVVQRGRAFTQEVQTVRYVQGQWQDTRVQTPPAPWAEVWQALALGIRDYVHKSGFQRVVLGLSGGIDSAVVAALAVQALGAEQVLGVLMPSPYSSDHSVTDALALAANLGIKTEKIPIHPLMDAYAQSLNPLFQGYASDVTEENIQSRIRGTLLMALANKFHALVLATGNKSELAVGYCTLYGDMCGALAPIGDLFKTQVYALARWYNDDTKQRGENRCIPESILTKAPSAELKPHQTDQESLPPYEVLDDILQRWLSERQTPEQIAQAGYDLTLVEQVLQLVQRAEFKRFQAAPVLKMSERGFDRGWRVPNIAQPPRRKLPLNP
- a CDS encoding phycobilisome rod-core linker polypeptide, which produces MALPLLSYGPTSQNQRVVGYEVGGDEQPRVFTTENLLSASDMDGLIWAAYRQIFSEHQLLKANRQTILESQLRYGQITVRDFIRGLVLSETFRRYNYEFNDNYRFVELVVQRVLGRDVYSEREKIAWSIVLGTKGIKGFVDALINSPEYMENFGDNTVPYQRRRILPQRAQGETPFNLKTPRYGAYYRKKLGFPQLGAGLPAKRIPDRGRRGGDPTDYRDLARLVIYSVKTPPATATIPEDFLAAVPRRR
- a CDS encoding phycocyanin subunit beta — encoded protein: MLDAFAKVVAQADTRGEFISASQIDALAAMVAESNKRMDAVNRLTSNAAAIVTNAARSLFAEQPQLIQPGGNAYTSRRMAACLRDMEIILRYVTYAVLAGDASVLDDRCLNGLRETYQALGTPGASVAVGIQKMKEAAVSIVNDPTGITKGDCSQIVSEIASYFDRAAAAVV